AGCTATTCTAACTCCTTTGAGCACGGTTATATATATAAGTCTAGACAAAAGAAACTCTCCATTATTCGGTAGTTAGAGGGAGATGGACCAAAAAAATGGATGGACGAAAAAAATTGCCTGAAATTTTACTCTTTATTATTAAGtaaatagatatagatatagatatagagatatagataaacAATAGTTATAAACAGCAATGTTGCGGCACTTATAGACCTTGCCTACGAAAGCGTCCACAACAAACAAGTACTAAAATATTTCTGTATTGATAAGGTGAAGATATATCTGACTATATATCTGTTATGATCTTCCAATCAAATGAGGTCTAACATGCCAATCAGATGAAATCTAGTACTATAGCAGAGTGGCTGCTCCTTCCCTCCAAGTTGGAAACGCTATTTTTGAAGTGGTCTGATAAAGCTGAAAAATGCAAAAATAATGGCAGGAACCACAACCTTAGGGGAATGAAAGAGGTACTACAGCACCATCCAATGGTATCTCTATTTTAGTAGTGCCAAGTCTAGCATTTGTACAAATAGGAATGATGGTTTGAATTACCAGAATGCAGGGAATCAAATAATGCTGCATTCCACATATGTGAACCTTGAAACCTGCTTCTTCACTTTCTTCAGGTTATCTGTGGGCTGATGCGAAGCTGAAGATACATATGCAACACAGAAAACGTAAAAGCAAGTGTTCAACATAGGAAGTAACTGGTTTCAGAATAGTTGAATCAGATATCATGAGCATAAACACCTCCTGCGTTGTGAAGGGTGTGCCTACGTGAAACCAACCCCAAAAGCATACCAGACCTTTGTCTGTTCAATAAGAATATACAAGATTTCAGCAACACTTAGGCAcacttaaattatttttttatctatcaacattgagtactccctccgtccctaaataactgtcgctGTTGGTGtgcgtgccacaagtttgactcggTTCGTAGAAAATGCGTGCAACTTTTGTATCtcgaaataaatttattaaaaaactagattcaaatatctttccaatgatgctaattatgtaccacaaatattaatattttttaatatatatttggtcaaagttatttctcggaaagcgaaaacgacaaatatttaggGACAGGGGGAGTATGAATTATGCTTAAATGCTTTGACCTTTAACTGATCTTTCTAACAAATATTGATCTTGCATATTCTTCTCTTCATCCAATGGTGTCCATGGCCAGTATTCTGATCTCCGAGGCATTTTGATCATGGTGGCTATCGGCCTCTATCCGGCCACCTTTCTCTTGGATGATTACGTGGATTTTAGAAAGCAAAGCATGGACACCAAATTGGTCTGGACTAAGGATTTTTTTTATTGATTTATTCCTCTTGAATGAATCGAAATTCAATAAACACCAAATTGGTTATGATTAAATAAATTTCCCATGTATCTTGAGTGTTAAAATTCATAAAAATCTATCTGGTCTCTGAATAGGCCCACGAACTCAAACTGAATGTACCTCTGCAACAGAGTACGTAGACTGCACAACACACGATATTGAACTTACCTAGGGGACAATTTCTCTTTGGAAAACAACGAGATTGAACTTACCTAGGAGAATTCTGTTTCATGCTACAgatctgagagagagagagggaaggtaCGCACCAGCAGCCGTAGGGACAGGGCGTGGGGATCGTAGACTCGTGGCTGGTGGGGATCTTCGCAACGGTGCCAAAGCCGCAATGTTCACCTCGCGCCGCACCATAGTTGCTTAACTTTTGCATCGTGCCGCTGCTGCGTGCTGCCGAGGAAAGGGACGTGGAAGGGAGTGTACTGACTACTGAAAGGACCAACAGAGTGGTGGTTGAGAGGAGGCGTCCATTGAATTGCTGCTCTGTCCTCTTCGGTGCTTGCAAAGCGGAGGAGACAAGGCGCCAAGGATCGGATCAGCCCCCGTCGTTGTTCCTCCCTCCGCGCTCATCAATGCGCTTCGTTCTCGCCGCGGGAGCTGCACTCCTACATTACCACGGCGCCCCTATATTTAGCCACAGCCACGGCGATCACCTCCCCAACCAGAACCTCCTTGTCGCCGGCGATCCCTCCAATCCGTCGCCCACCCAACGTCTCCTCCGACCCCGTCGACTCGCGCTCCGAACCCGGACCACGGATTCGACCCCAATGGTGCGCTCCTTTCTTAAACCCTTTAATTTGTCTCCGTCAGGGTTTCGTTGTATTTGGATTTTGGTGTGCGAGAGCGACGTCGCTGTCGAATCCTCGATCCGCTCCGATCTGCCGTCCCAGGCGGCCAGGCCGTCGTAGTCCCTACCCCAGCTTCAAGCTTGTCCTCGTTGGCGACGGTGGCACTGGTAAGGCTCATGATTGTTGTTAGCAGTTTATCGGTAGCGCTTCAATGTTGCCGAACTTTTGACAAACTGTGCCTCTTGTTTATCCCATCTTGCAGGGAAGACGACGTACGTGAAGAGGCACATCACTGGGGAGTTCGAGAAGGGATACGAACGTGACCATCAAACATTTAATTTGTTTCTTGTATATGGATAGACCGCCTAACTGTCTGATTGATCTATTTGTTCTTGATCTGCCTTGACGATTTGCAGCAACAATCGGGGTGGAGGTGCGCCCTCTGGACTTCACCACGAGCCACGGCAAGATAAGGTTCTACTGCTGGGACACGGCCGGCCAGGAGAAGTTTGGCGGCCTCCGTGATGGATACTAGTAAGAACCTTACAACCAACTAGTTCTTCACTTCATTCAGATGTTGCAACTTGACATTTAGCAGTTGCCATCCTGATTTTTCTCGCTAGTAAGTTCAAAGGAAATGTTTGGACAAGTATTCTGATGGGCCCTAGTATTTACATACAACTATTAGTCGAATGCTAACTACATTACAATCTTTTGCTTCACATTGTCTGGTCTTACCAAGAACAAAATCATTGATTATTTGATAGCATCGGTTGAGTACTCACAATGTAGATCAACATGGAGATCAGCTTGAATAGCTTGAATTGGTAGAAATCAATGCAATAAATGTCAAGTGATTTTTTTGAGATATTTTTTTGATGTAAGCTTCTGGGTTACAACGAAGTCAAGATGATGTGGTGATCCAATCCTCAGAGATTAATATTTTCTCATGCAAGCTAAGTTGCCTAACTGATGTAAGCTAATAAACAAAGACAAACAAACAAATAAGCAAGCTAATAAGTCCCAGAGGATACAGATTAACCCGTTGAGCAGCGTTGACAGCTGGAGTAGGTCCAATGTGGTAACCATAGAGAGACAGTTATACTAGAACCGGTTGAGGTCCCTGAAAGAACTGAGACTAGATGATTTACTCATGGATTTGTCAGGCTTAGTGACTCTAAAAACTGTGAGATGCATTATCAAGGGTTAATATTtgctcatatgtttcaatcatgcAGCATCAATTGTCAGTGTGAAATCATCATGTTTGATGTCACCTCAAGGCTCACCTACAAGAATGTTCCCACCTGGCACAGGGACATCAGCAGGTAAAAATTTTACCTTTTGAATTGCTCACATGCCTCTTGTTTTGGTGTCCTGAATTGATCTGGTACATCTTTTATTTATTGTGCATATTAGGGTGTGTGAGAACATCCCGGTTGTCCTGTGCGGAAACAAGGTGGATGTGAAGAACTGGCAGGTGAAGGCCAAGGCGGTGACTTACCACAGGAAGAAGAATCTCCAGCACTATGAGATCTCTGCCAAGAGCAACTATAACTTCGAGAAGCCTTTTCTCTACCTTGCAAGGAAGCTCGCAGGGTGGGTATTGTCGTCATTCTGTTTCTCTTGATTGCAATGCATATGCTATAGCAACACCAAACGATTGGTAATCTGATGCACGAGTGTAAATGCAGGAACATGGACGTCAAGTTCGTCGAAGAGTTAGCCCTCGTCCCTGCCGACGTGACCATCGACGTTGCTGCGCAGCAAAAGTAAGTCATTATTATTCAAGCAAACATGTATACCTGACGACGACACTGATTTACCATGCTGCATACTGTCACGCACAGCCAGAAGGATAGGTCGCCGGCGTGCATGCGCGGCTGGGAGCACGGCGACGGCGCCGCCTCGAGCAGATAACGGAGAGAGACCGAGAGGATTCGGAACTGGTATTTTCTTATTCGTTGACCTCCCAACCACCCACACAACGAGTATATGAGTTAGGTCTTACAATTAAACGGGCCAAGCCCAAACAAAACATCCACGCGGCTTGCAGGCCGGCTAACAGGCCATTTCAGCTAGTGCAGACCAAACCACGAAGGTCAGCCGGAGGCCTGGTCGTGACATCTCCCCCTCCTTAAGCAGCAGCGCGCCCTCGTGATGCAGAAGCAGCAGGCTGCAGCAGTGAGGAAGGTACATCCGTAGCTCGCTCCCAGGTAGCCCAATGTACTGGACAAGACTCACGCTGCAACAAGGCAACCGGTACCACCCGGTGACCCACCAGATGAAGCCGCTGAGCCAGGACCTGGGATGGTGGAAGATCTTCCAACACGTAGAGAAGTCGAAGTTCATCATCAGTAGACAGACTGGTGTTCGGAGGTAAAGCCTTCTTGAGCTGGGAGACATGCAACACAGGATGAATGTGACTATTAGCAGGTAACTGAAGTTTGTAGGCTACTTTACCAACGGTTTGGAGCACCAGATATGGTCCGAAGTACTTGTAGCTGAGCTTTTGGTTGGTACGACGAACAACAGACTGCTGTATATGTGGTTGCAGTTTGACATAGACCCAATCGCCCACAGCAAAGGTTCTTTCTTGGCGATGCTTATCTGCCTGATGTTGCATGCGCTGCTGTGCCCGAGCTAGATTCTGTTGGATGTGGTTCATCATAGTATTTCTGGACTGAAGCCAGTCATCCAGATCAGAACTGTGCAAGTGTTAGTGGAGGTGATGCCGAAGTGTTTAGGTGGatgaccatacaaggcttcaaagggTGTGTGACCATGTGCCGAATGATAGGTCGTATTATACCAAAACTCagcctgtcgacagaatatcgtcggcagtccaccgaggggcaccccgcgatggtagattgatcggtagaggagcgtgtaatcaagaacaagaaggcaacagagacacacgagttatacaggttcaggccgtcggtacgacgtaataccttactcctgtggtctgttggtttgcattagctatcgtatgatttgccgtgaattcgtagggggtccctgcccgccttatatagtctggggggcaaggttacaagtcggttagatctgagagataaccggaaagtaataacagattacaagaaacatgggatcgtacatatcctatcagatctcgtaacatcttcaggatatcctctccgtgccttgcgggggtcgccgagcagaatcgtgccccgcaagtctccttcttgcaggctgggccgcccctggaggcatagcccatgtaacctgccgtgggtatccggggtcgtaccccccacagctagtccccgagcgccttgtacccattgtgcaacgccgtctttagacttaccgagcaggtgcgaaccaaaaccgagctgtccaaatcatgatccgaccaccataaggagttgccgagcagttgtgagaaaCTGCCGAGCAGCATACAACATCGCCGATGTATGTTCTGAacacggcttgtcataagggtgtaaggagctcaaatccaaaattaaaaattcctgcatggttaagtgaagtgtgcccacttagaatccgaaaacaatggtaaagatacctggtttatcctttggatgctcggagtctttcagaaaaacaaacacattcaccgcaaggtgaagtgtgcccacttagtccccgagcctgacagtaggtgacgtagtcacgtggtgccaggctcagaaattagtgaaccgtccgagcaggtagccagtccccgagcgtagcctcgagacaaaaaacaagcacattcaccgcaaggtgaagtgtgcccacttagtccccgagcctgacagtaggtgacgtagtcacgtggtgccaggctcagaaattagtgaaccgtccgagcaggtagccagtccccgtgtttctggcgtagatatcggataaatcaaatcgcggcgagaaattcggagtaatggccgtacagtatcagttactaagcctcattaaaatgcggagaattcggagaatgtggcggcgataaatgagcggcgtgggctactgtgacgcgatagcccaagttgcggcccattaaaccattttggaggaatcgatgtagcgctgatcgcgggaacggtttcccaaaaatcctcagagtcaaggcagagtgggggaagtgctttataaccgcgccgccacacacatcgcctcctacctctgtCAAGCCACCCTGCTTCCTGCCTTCGCAATCCCTGTGCTTCACCTTCCGCACCAATCGCGAGCATTCGCCTCCAACCCGAGGACCAAACCATAGGAGATGGCGCCaaaaaaaggagccgcaaagccgaagaaagtggccaccggagccagccgcgatgaggagtgggtgccgtcgaagacgTCAGCGGCGGATCTCgataagatggtggcggcgggcgttctccccgaccgtcttactgctggatggcggccagctagtggtgagcccttcccgacaccacatactgatgaggctgtagtatttgaggattatttctggcgaggattagggtttcctgtccacccttttttgagggatcttatggagttttgggcgattagcctctgtaatctgcaccccaacaccattctgcatgtttctatctttatccatttctgcgaggcatttctcggtgttctgccgcacttcaacctcttcaggcacttgttctgtctgaagaagaaggggggtagcggttccaaggtggtcggcggcgtgtacctgcagctcagggatgggatggccagcgaatatatcaacgttccgctgaatacctccctgaaaggttggaactctagatggttctatatcaaacaaagtcacccattgattcgatgcgacgtccaccacatcccggttaaccatagtaactggtcggagagacccaacaacgctgacatggagcaagtaatggaacttctggaattgagtaaaggcttggagcttaggggtgaactggttgctAGCTAGTTTCATAGTTTCGGCGCATccaaccctgcaaagagagggcccacccggcatttgactataaaggtgacaacgacggtacccgtgaaaacacagaccgtctgacgaagaaggaagtgatagaccgtgccatggatctatttacttcGAATGTCTCGTTCagctggccaaaaggaacgaaggctttcaactgcaccaacccgcctcctcaggtaaccatttcgCTTCGCATCTATCAGGCATTAATTGCCGAGCATAGGACTGACTCACTTATGAAAAGAttcattcgcaggatagggcaatatacttttcagacgtgccgagagccgattggccaaaaggagtagatcctcggcggccactgcagcatgaagagggtgagccgagctcctcatcggatagtccatccccagtgttAGAGAAGGTCCGTGGGAAGAGACCGGCAGTAGACgagccggtccaaaaaaggagaaaaaccgccagctctcatgcacacaaaccaggaggcatctctcttggagaggaccgaGCAGTTCGGCCACGACGAActgctgtgctggagtggtcggacgatgacgaggACCAGTCAGCACTTCTGCCGAGCACGACGGAGGTACCGGCGGATGATGTCGCTCCCAAGCATCGAGCAGGGGAAAGTTATGGTCGGGCAACGGCGGACGCCCCGGCGATGCAAACTACCGAAGTCCCCGAACAACGCACGGAAGGTGGGGCCTCCGAGCACCAAGAAGAGCGGCAGCCTGCTGCGGAGGCGCAGGAGTCCTCCCACAAGGCCGACCAAGCAGCCGCTGCCTGGGgggtcaggcaggcatcgccgattcaagaaaatcaatcggaagaccaaaccgtgagtatatttgccttggagtaattatATTGTTCTTTGATTTCACCTTGTTTCTGAGAAGCCGATATTACGCAGTGCGACGCCGAGGCCcgtgacctcagaagaaaaaacgACGACTGCGCCCGTCCGGGAGTCCCCTAGTGCTGGACGAACAGTGGACGGGCCAGCCGCCGCTCCCAGCAGACCCAGTGATGGTGAATCGTTGGCGCACACTGACCGGCGCGTCGGCGACCGCAACCGCGGCTACGACCAAAAAAGTCGTTACCTTGGAAGCGGAAACTGTGGCTGTTGTTGATGCGCCAGAGGTTACCGATGCGACTCCGTCAACTGCTGAGGAGCGAACGTCGTCACCCGCAGGGGtgccaggagtggtcggagcggCGGTCCGACCACGGAGCCCCCCGAAGGTGCCTCAAGTGatggtggaggaggacgaggtcgtggagatcgagcgtgccgcgCCTGAGCCCCAGTCCGTCCGGATTCTCTGGAAACGCGGGGAAGAGGTGTTAGtcgtcgaggaagaaaacaccaccagagagataaagaggttgaaatccgccgtcgctggagtaatgactcaaatcgaggtgagtgccacgccaataacaccgatatatgttgtcggaagatcaaggtttatctcttGCATTGTTAatccgcaggggatagctcggacagccgaccaacggcaccaactgataaagaggatggagcccctcgccgaggaaaataagatactccggaggctttaagtctttcggagaaaagtattcagagggcccagcgcgagctgggaccttgcggagtcgaattcgcgggaccttgaacatcaaaatggggttctgtccgagcgactaacggcttcgtccgagcagctgaagaagacatccgaggagctggcaattgtatccgaggaacttaagaagatgtccgagcagttgagcaagaaaaacggggaactcgatagtaaaactgaacagctcgaccggaagtgccagcagttggaggatgtatccaagctgaaatccggtattctttttcacataatgtgctTTGTAGTAAGTGGCCGTATATTTTTTCcatttcttatcttttgtgcttgcagagcaagatgcagaactcgaccagcttcgccagaccgtcgaacaaatccgacaagagaaaaCGAAGGAGTCGGAGCGAGCCGACAAACTGGCtcgaagaattgaaaggtaggtttCCCCTGATCGGAAGTGACGCCGTAATACTTTTTTACCGTGatgaaccattgtaattcttgcagattatcgacataaaaccaaggcacagttcgatgtgctggtgcaagaagccaaagtccagaaggacaacttcaacactataactgccgcaataaaaccagtgctgGACTGCGTCGACGTTGAACCGACGCCCCGtcctgatggtaggcagcaagggccagacaccatcgttcagagatgcaaggcagcgtgggagaacttcaaaaacttcaatcGCGACTgccgttttgaccgccgctactcatgcccttgcggtggttcggtcccattatccgtccgtcgacatctagtcgataggtggtgggttcgccgatgggctgagcgacgcgcagacccagcagctggaggatgacg
The nucleotide sequence above comes from Miscanthus floridulus cultivar M001 chromosome 18, ASM1932011v1, whole genome shotgun sequence. Encoded proteins:
- the LOC136524256 gene encoding GTP-binding nuclear protein Ran-3-like, producing the protein IAALSSSVLAKRRRQGAKDRISPRRCSSLRAHQCASFSPRELHSYITTAPLYLATATAITSPTRTSLSPAIPPIRRPPNVSSDPVDSRSEPGPRIRPQWCAPFLNPLICLRQGFVVFGFWCARATSLSNPRSAPICRPRRPGRRSPYPSFKLVLVGDGGTGKTTYVKRHITGEFEKGYEPTIGVEVRPLDFTTSHGKIRFYCWDTAGQEKFGGLRDGYYINCQCEIIMFDVTSRLTYKNVPTWHRDISRVCENIPVVLCGNKVDVKNWQVKAKAVTYHRKKNLQHYEISAKSNYNFEKPFLYLARKLAGNMDVKFVEELALVPADVTIDVAAQQKIDKEIELAAAIPLPDEDDDNMD